The nucleotide window GGGCTCGACGTCCTGATCGGGTTCGCGCTCCAGCTGCAGCGCCAGAGCGGCCGCGCCGCCGAAAATGGGCCGGATCGCCCGCGGCTCCGGCAGCGCCTCCGGCACTTCCGCCTGCATCGACATCGCCGCGACTTCGTCCGGCGACATGGTGCGCACCGCATCGAGCAAGGTGCGCTGCGCCTTCAGGAAGGCGCCTCGCGCCCGGCCGTGGGCGCTCGCCTCGGCAACATCCCTGAAGCCGGATTTATCGATCGCCGGCGCATCGACCACATGCGCGCCGTCGAGCCGGTACACGCACACGCCGGCATGCAGGTCGGCGGGATCGAACCGCAGGATCACCTTGTGCCCGACCATGTCGGTAAGCTTTTCGTCCCAGTAGCGATTGCCTTCGAGGTGAACCGAGGCATCGGAGCGAACCTTCACGCCCTCGCAGGCGAGTAGCCAAAGGCGGCTCTGCGCCGGCGCGGCCTTGCGGATGATGGCATCGGCATAGGAGGCGGCGAACGCCTGCTGGAAGGAGAGCCGGCCGCCGCAGACGGAGCTCCGCCGCCCCGCGCGGGCGTTGTGCGCGGCGATCTCCGCCGCCACCACCTTCTCGAAGGTCTCGATCGGCACCGCCTTCGAGCCGTAGCTCTCGGGCTTGGCGTCCGGGCTGTTGCCGGCATAGGCGCCGTCGAACGCCGGGTGCTTGGCGATCTCGCCCGCGAAGTCCCGCCATGCGCGCTCGATGGGCTTCGACTGGCCGGAGTATGGCTTGGTCCAATGCACCTGGACGCCGAGCTGGGTCAGGACGCCGGCCGGGTCTTCTTCCTTTACCTTGAAGCGGTAGCGGTTGGCCTGGCGGCCGGTGAACCACTTCGAGGCGAACTCGCGGCCGTTGTCGAGCCAGCAATGCTCGGGGATGCCGTAGGTTTCCACGAGGTCGCCGAACGCCAGCAGCACGGTGGCCGCATCCGACGTCCGGGCGATACGCCACGACAGGATCATGCCGGAATAGAGGTCCTGGAACCCGATCAGCACCGGGCGAGAGACAGTGCCGTCGAGCCATTTGACGAACACGTCCCACACGTGCCCGTCGGCGTTGACTGCTTCCAGGGCATGGAAGCTGCTGCGGTCGCGCTCCTGCGCGGGATAGAGCTTCTTCAGCCCGTCGACACCCTCGCGCGCCAGTACGACTGTGGTTTTAGGCATGGCTTCGACCCTCCTCTGAAACGTCTTCATGGATGGAATGGCGAGGCCTGCGGCCTGAGCGGCACTCTCGGTGCGGCGGAAGCAGGCGGCGATGGTCGGCTTGCTGTCGCGCAGGTAGTCGGAGACGAACGTGGCCCACATCTCGGCCGGGATCTCGGCCTCCGCGACCCGGCCGATGTGGCGCGGCGCCAGCGCCGGAAGCCAGTCGGCGCGATCGAGCCCGCCCACCAGGTGGCTCCAGCCGTAGAGCGTGCGCAGCGACACATCGATCCGGCTTGCCATGTCCATCAGCGCGTGGTCGCGCGGGCGCCCCGCCTTCTGCAGCTCCTCGACGGCGAGCAGGGCGTCGAGGCGCCGCTTCGCCTCGTCCTTGCGCTTCTGCGGCAAGGCATCGAACCACGCCCACAGTTCGGCGGAATCGCGTAACGCCAGAGCCGCGCCCTCCGCCTCCTGTGGCGTTTCCGGCGCCGCCGCCCGCTTGAGCCGCAGCGCCAGCGCCGCCTTGGCCGCCCCCGGCAGCACGTCCATGCGATATTCGCGCCCGCCGCCGCGGCCCTGCCGCCGCCGCCAGATGCCGAGCGGGTTCTCGGTGGTGAACTGCCGGTCCGGCGCATTGCCGCCGACGCGCTCGATCATGGCCAAAACAGCCTTCTTGGCGGTCGGCACATCCGGCAGGCCAAGGTCGGCGAATTCCGCGGCGGTCCACCATTCACGCATCACAGGACACCGTTCTTCCGGAGGACGTTGCGGTCCGCGTCGATCTCGCGGTCCAGCTTGGCGCGGCGCTCCATGCGCTCGGCGAGGGCGATGGCCGGCAGGTATTTCCGCTCGATCACGGCCCAGCCGAACATGGAGGCGATCAGCTCCAGCAGGCGGCGGTCGTGCGTCTCATTCAGCAGCGCCACGAAGCGCACGAGATTGATGATGTGCTCGCCCCTGGCCTGACTGGCGTAGGCGTTGAGCATGTGCTCGGACACCTGCTCGTCGAGGAACTGGCTCATGGCCTCGGCGACCTCGGCGCGGCTGCGGCCGCAATCGCTCAGCGCCTGGGAGACGGCTTTGCTGATCGAGACCGCGATCGAGGCGCCGCGCACCATCTCCGGCGCGAACGCCTCCACCGGCTGGCTGGGCTGCCAGTCGGTGAGCAGGTCGAGCTGGTCGGGAGAGGCGGGCCGGCGTGCCATGTCAGGCACCGGCCACGAGGCTGAGACGGGCGTGCGGGGGCTTAATCAGGGCAGTATCCCGCGCGCCCGTCCCTTCCCCTAAACTCGGAGTGCAACCAACCGAATCGGGGAATTGATGATGACCGATGAAAAATTGTTCGAGATGGCCGGGCTCATCTACGCAGCGCATGTGCAGAGCGGCCAGCAATCCAATGGCCGCATCCTGCTGGAGCAGAC belongs to Xanthobacter autotrophicus Py2 and includes:
- a CDS encoding Mu DNA binding I gamma subdomain (PFAM: Mu transposase; Mu DNA binding I gamma subdomain; Transposase-like Mu~KEGG: rsq:Rsph17025_2121 integrase, catalytic region), which codes for MREWWTAAEFADLGLPDVPTAKKAVLAMIERVGGNAPDRQFTTENPLGIWRRRQGRGGGREYRMDVLPGAAKAALALRLKRAAAPETPQEAEGAALALRDSAELWAWFDALPQKRKDEAKRRLDALLAVEELQKAGRPRDHALMDMASRIDVSLRTLYGWSHLVGGLDRADWLPALAPRHIGRVAEAEIPAEMWATFVSDYLRDSKPTIAACFRRTESAAQAAGLAIPSMKTFQRRVEAMPKTTVVLAREGVDGLKKLYPAQERDRSSFHALEAVNADGHVWDVFVKWLDGTVSRPVLIGFQDLYSGMILSWRIARTSDAATVLLAFGDLVETYGIPEHCWLDNGREFASKWFTGRQANRYRFKVKEEDPAGVLTQLGVQVHWTKPYSGQSKPIERAWRDFAGEIAKHPAFDGAYAGNSPDAKPESYGSKAVPIETFEKVVAAEIAAHNARAGRRSSVCGGRLSFQQAFAASYADAIIRKAAPAQSRLWLLACEGVKVRSDASVHLEGNRYWDEKLTDMVGHKVILRFDPADLHAGVCVYRLDGAHVVDAPAIDKSGFRDVAEASAHGRARGAFLKAQRTLLDAVRTMSPDEVAAMSMQAEVPEALPEPRAIRPIFGGAAALALQLEREPDQDVEPDAFSRGVGRLRLVTNNAADD